The Aedes aegypti strain LVP_AGWG chromosome 3, AaegL5.0 Primary Assembly, whole genome shotgun sequence genome contains a region encoding:
- the LOC5572368 gene encoding uncharacterized protein LOC5572368, protein MSKLTLCIMIAIISTTMVTATPMNPEMVGTIISTVSQVLDSLEQKDPSGMVRQFRTSIAPFKEMFLNVMSKMSGRQKRSIHSDYVATKLNATHYQKVEFHKSWDKDAQQKLENSCLIKENEVFWLDYMTSILIGLTQEMKRVIDGKQVPFKMSKQAYEQQKPKA, encoded by the exons ATGTCGAAATTGACGCTTTGTATAATGATTGCCATAATCTCTACG ACTATGGTGACTGCTACTCCTATGAATCCGGAAATGGTGGGAACCATTATATCCACTGTTTCTCAAGTGCTCGACTCCTTGGAGCAAAAAGATCCCTCTGGAATGGTCAGACAATTCCGAACCAGCATCGCTCCTTTTAAAG aaatgttccttaACGTCATGAGCAAAATGTCCGGTCGTCAAAAACGTTCCATCCACTCGGACTACGTGGCAACGAAGCTCAACGCTACCCATTACCAGAAAGTGGAGTTCCACAAATCTTGGGACAAAGATGCTCAGCAGAAGCTCGAGAACTCATGTTTGATCAAGGAGAACGAAGTGTTCTGGCTGGACTACATGACGAGCATTTTGATCGGACTTACCCAGGAAATGAAGCGGGTCATCGATGGCAAGCAGGTGCCATTCAAAATGTCCAAGCAAGCGTACGAGCAACAGAAGCCTAAGGCATAA